A single genomic interval of Gammaproteobacteria bacterium harbors:
- a CDS encoding efflux RND transporter periplasmic adaptor subunit — protein MTRTATLFVAVALGAGFAGGWYLRSDRGEVGVPIERTPAPREVLYYRNPMGLADTSAVPKKDSMGMDYVAVYADQAEHPDGMVVLDVRKVQKLGVRTALVERRVLGRTVRASARIEVDESRLHTIAPKFAGWVERLQANQTGMAVRRGESLAELYSPELVSAQEEYLIAHAALEHLGEDSARRNMRELADAALARLRNWDIAPEELRALEQGKVKRSLALVSPVAAVVLEKRATEGGRFMAGDTLFELADLSQVWLIAEIGSLDFSAIAPGQELRFKTPALPGRVFAGQVSFVYPTLSEATRTLRFRATLPNPDGVLRPALLGEAEIKVSEPLPRIVVPQTAVIDSGTRRVVLIAHPGGRFEPREVRLGQRGDDHVEVLDGVREGEEVVVAANFLIDAESNLKASLQGLGAHQGHAAGAGQAPADSSPAGAHEGH, from the coding sequence ATGACGCGCACTGCTACGCTGTTTGTTGCCGTGGCCCTGGGTGCGGGTTTTGCTGGCGGTTGGTATCTGCGCAGCGATCGGGGCGAGGTCGGCGTCCCGATCGAGCGCACACCTGCGCCACGCGAAGTTCTGTATTACCGCAATCCGATGGGGCTTGCGGACACCTCCGCAGTGCCGAAGAAGGACTCGATGGGCATGGACTATGTAGCTGTCTATGCCGACCAGGCCGAGCACCCCGATGGCATGGTGGTGCTCGATGTGCGGAAAGTGCAGAAGCTCGGGGTGCGCACCGCCCTTGTCGAGCGCCGGGTACTTGGCCGCACCGTCCGTGCCAGCGCCCGCATCGAGGTCGATGAAAGTCGTCTGCACACCATTGCGCCGAAATTTGCGGGCTGGGTCGAGCGCCTGCAGGCCAACCAGACCGGGATGGCGGTACGTCGTGGCGAGTCGCTGGCGGAACTCTACAGTCCGGAACTGGTGTCGGCGCAGGAAGAGTACCTTATCGCGCACGCGGCACTCGAGCACCTCGGTGAAGACAGTGCCAGGCGAAACATGCGCGAGCTCGCCGACGCGGCGCTGGCGCGGCTGCGCAACTGGGATATTGCGCCAGAGGAGTTGCGTGCTCTCGAGCAGGGAAAGGTAAAACGCAGCCTGGCGCTGGTGTCGCCAGTCGCTGCGGTCGTACTGGAGAAACGGGCAACCGAGGGCGGACGCTTCATGGCGGGCGACACCTTGTTCGAGCTTGCCGATCTCAGCCAGGTATGGCTGATCGCCGAGATCGGCTCGCTGGATTTTTCCGCGATCGCGCCCGGGCAGGAGCTCCGCTTCAAGACACCGGCGCTGCCGGGGCGGGTGTTTGCGGGCCAGGTATCCTTTGTCTACCCGACCCTGTCCGAGGCGACGCGCACGCTCAGGTTTCGCGCCACGCTGCCGAACCCGGACGGCGTGCTGCGGCCGGCGCTGCTCGGCGAGGCCGAGATCAAGGTCAGCGAGCCGCTGCCGCGCATCGTGGTGCCACAAACAGCGGTGATCGACAGCGGTACGCGACGCGTTGTGCTGATCGCACACCCGGGAGGACGGTTCGAGCCCCGGGAGGTTCGCCTCGGACAGCGCGGCGACGATCATGTCGAGGTGCTGGATGGCGTGCGCGAGGGTGAGGAGGTCGTCGTTGCGGCCAATTTCCTGATCGATGCCGAGAGCAATCTCAAGGCATCCCTGCAGGGGCTCGGCGCCCATCAGGGCCACGCAGCCGGTGCCGGCCAGGCTCCCGCCGATTCATCACCCGCTGGCGCACACGAGGGGCATTGA
- a CDS encoding efflux RND transporter permease subunit, with amino-acid sequence MLNWLIDWSTRNVFMVLLGTALIICAGSHALINTPLDALPDLSDVQVIVFTEYPGQAPQVVEDQVTYPLTTAMLSVPRSKVVRGFSFFGASFVYVIFEDGTDLYWARSRVLEYLNSAAGRLPDGVTPGLGPDATGVGWVYQYALEGEQQSLDELRALQDWYLRYQLTSAHGVAEVASVGGFVRQYAVTVDPAKLRLHGIPLQKISEVIRRSNTDVGGRVLEMSETEYMIRAHGYLRGTEDIEKLVLKSANGVPVLIRDVARVELVPDERRGIAELDGEGEVVAGIVMARYGENALAVIGNLKAKIAEVASGLPEGVRITPVYDRSGLIYRAIDTLKRTLVEEIAIVALVCVLFLLHVRSALVAILMLPIAVLMAFLAMRWFGLNSNIMSLSGIAIAIGAMVDAAIVMVENAHKHIERAGADAPRQPLIVAACKEVGPALFFSLLIITVSFLPVFTLEAQEGRLFQPLAYTKTFAMASAALLSVTLVPVLMLLFIRGRVIAEHANPVNRVLVSLYRPVIRWVLRHRAFTLLAAVAVMLISLWPALRLGSEFMPTLNEGTLLYMPSSLPGMSVTKAAELLQQQDRIIKSFPEVESVFGKAGRAQTATDPAPIEMFETVINLKPERQWRAGLTLDALVAEMDRALQFPGIANAWTMPIKARLDMLATGIRTPIGVKVFGRELAEIERIATRVEEVVRSVPGTTSAYAERLTGGYYLGIEPDRDALARYGVVPGELQEVIAAALGGETVTTTVEGRERFGVIVRYPRELRDKPQTIAREVLVSTMDGAQVQLGELARIRVEKGASGIRTENALLSAYVYVDVRGRDIGSYVADARQAVAAQVDLPPGYYLSWSGQFEYMERAIARMKLVVPITLGLILLLLYLNFRRVTETLIVMLSVPFALIGGVWLMWWLDYNMSVAVAVGFIALAGVAAETGVVMLIYLDQAYAAMLGTQDQGTSPSDADLSAAIMAGAVERVRPKMMTVVATMVGLLPIMWSTGTGSEVMRRIAAPMVGGMVSSTVLTLIVIPALYALVKTPCGQAGPGRAGTAA; translated from the coding sequence ATGTTGAACTGGCTGATCGACTGGTCGACGCGCAATGTTTTCATGGTCTTGCTCGGCACTGCCCTGATCATCTGTGCGGGTAGCCATGCGCTGATCAACACGCCGCTCGATGCGCTGCCCGATCTTTCCGATGTGCAGGTCATCGTGTTCACCGAGTATCCGGGGCAGGCCCCGCAGGTGGTCGAGGACCAGGTGACGTATCCGCTGACAACAGCGATGCTCTCGGTGCCGCGGTCCAAGGTCGTGCGCGGCTTTTCGTTTTTCGGCGCATCGTTCGTGTACGTGATATTCGAGGACGGTACCGACCTCTACTGGGCACGCTCGCGGGTGCTCGAGTATCTGAATTCCGCTGCCGGGCGCTTGCCCGATGGGGTGACGCCCGGGCTCGGGCCCGATGCCACCGGCGTGGGCTGGGTCTATCAGTACGCGCTCGAGGGCGAGCAGCAATCGCTCGATGAACTGCGGGCACTGCAGGACTGGTACCTGCGTTACCAGCTGACCAGTGCCCACGGTGTCGCCGAGGTCGCGAGTGTCGGCGGCTTCGTGCGCCAGTACGCGGTGACCGTGGATCCCGCGAAGCTGCGTCTCCATGGCATACCCTTGCAGAAAATCTCCGAAGTCATCCGCCGCAGCAATACCGATGTCGGCGGACGCGTGCTCGAGATGAGCGAGACCGAGTACATGATCCGCGCCCACGGCTATCTGCGCGGCACAGAAGATATCGAAAAGCTGGTGCTGAAGTCCGCGAACGGCGTGCCGGTGCTGATCCGCGACGTGGCGCGGGTGGAACTGGTGCCCGATGAGCGCCGCGGCATCGCGGAACTCGATGGCGAGGGCGAAGTCGTGGCGGGTATCGTGATGGCGCGCTACGGCGAGAATGCCCTCGCGGTGATCGGCAACCTCAAGGCCAAGATCGCCGAGGTGGCGAGCGGTCTGCCTGAGGGTGTGCGCATCACGCCGGTCTACGATCGCTCGGGGCTGATCTACCGCGCCATCGATACCCTGAAGCGTACCCTGGTCGAGGAGATCGCGATCGTTGCGCTGGTCTGCGTGTTGTTCCTGCTCCATGTGCGCAGCGCGCTGGTCGCCATCCTCATGTTGCCGATCGCGGTGCTGATGGCGTTCCTTGCCATGCGCTGGTTCGGACTGAACTCCAATATCATGAGTCTGTCGGGAATAGCGATCGCCATCGGCGCCATGGTCGATGCGGCGATCGTGATGGTCGAGAACGCGCACAAGCATATCGAGCGCGCGGGTGCGGACGCGCCGCGCCAGCCGCTGATCGTGGCGGCGTGCAAGGAGGTGGGGCCGGCGCTGTTTTTCAGCCTGCTGATCATTACCGTATCGTTTCTGCCGGTGTTCACGCTGGAAGCCCAGGAGGGCAGGCTGTTCCAGCCGCTGGCGTACACCAAGACTTTTGCCATGGCGAGTGCGGCGCTGTTGTCGGTGACGCTGGTGCCGGTTCTGATGCTGCTGTTCATCAGGGGCCGGGTCATCGCGGAGCACGCAAACCCGGTAAACCGCGTGCTGGTGAGCCTGTATCGCCCGGTGATCCGCTGGGTTCTGCGCCATCGCGCGTTTACCCTGCTGGCCGCAGTGGCGGTCATGCTGATCTCGCTGTGGCCCGCCTTGCGGCTCGGCAGCGAATTCATGCCGACCCTCAACGAGGGCACCTTGCTGTACATGCCCTCATCGTTGCCCGGCATGTCGGTCACCAAGGCGGCGGAGCTGTTGCAGCAACAGGACCGCATCATCAAGTCCTTCCCGGAAGTCGAATCGGTGTTCGGCAAGGCGGGGCGGGCGCAGACCGCAACCGATCCGGCGCCGATCGAGATGTTCGAAACGGTCATCAATCTCAAGCCCGAGCGGCAATGGCGCGCTGGCCTGACGCTCGATGCGCTGGTCGCGGAGATGGACCGGGCGCTGCAGTTTCCCGGTATTGCGAACGCCTGGACCATGCCGATCAAGGCACGCCTCGACATGCTTGCCACCGGGATCCGCACCCCGATCGGGGTCAAGGTGTTTGGCCGCGAGCTCGCCGAGATCGAGCGTATCGCGACCCGTGTCGAGGAAGTGGTGCGCAGCGTGCCGGGAACCACCAGCGCCTATGCGGAACGTTTGACGGGCGGCTATTACCTCGGCATCGAGCCCGATCGCGACGCACTGGCGCGTTACGGCGTCGTGCCGGGCGAGCTGCAGGAAGTGATCGCGGCGGCACTCGGTGGCGAGACCGTGACCACCACCGTCGAAGGACGCGAGCGCTTTGGCGTGATCGTGCGCTATCCGCGTGAATTACGCGACAAGCCGCAGACTATCGCGCGCGAAGTCCTGGTCTCCACCATGGACGGCGCGCAGGTGCAACTCGGCGAGCTCGCGCGCATTCGGGTCGAGAAAGGCGCCTCCGGTATCCGCACCGAAAATGCGCTGCTCTCGGCTTATGTCTACGTCGATGTCCGCGGGCGCGATATCGGATCCTATGTCGCCGACGCGCGCCAGGCCGTTGCCGCGCAGGTCGATCTTCCGCCCGGCTACTACCTGAGCTGGAGCGGGCAGTTCGAATACATGGAGCGCGCGATCGCCAGGATGAAACTGGTGGTGCCGATAACCCTGGGGCTGATCCTGCTGCTGCTGTACCTGAATTTCCGCCGCGTGACCGAGACGCTGATCGTGATGTTGTCGGTGCCGTTTGCGCTGATCGGCGGGGTGTGGCTGATGTGGTGGCTCGACTACAACATGAGCGTGGCGGTGGCGGTCGGGTTTATCGCGCTCGCCGGCGTGGCCGCCGAGACCGGCGTGGTGATGCTGATCTACCTCGACCAGGCTTATGCGGCCATGCTCGGCACGCAGGATCAGGGCACGAGTCCGAGCGATGCGGATTTGAGCGCGGCAATCATGGCGGGAGCGGTCGAACGGGTGCGGCCCAAGATGATGACGGTGGTGGCGACCATGGTCGGACTGCTGCCGATCATGTGGTCCACCGGCACCGGTTCCGAAGTCATGCGCCGTATCGCGGCGCCCATGGTTGGCGGCATGGTGTCTTCGACCGTGCTCACCCTGATCGTGATACCGGCGTTGTAT